In Erigeron canadensis isolate Cc75 chromosome 8, C_canadensis_v1, whole genome shotgun sequence, the DNA window ccataaaattaaaactcaagaatatacCCTAAGGGTTTATACGAGCTTGAGAGAATGGTATTTTTGAATATTGTCGTAAGTATCATCATAAGCATTAAGTTAGTTAggaggaaaaaaaacaaaatacgtattgttttatttgaattagAATAGCATCTGTCGTAAAATGCATACCTATGGGCTATGAGTCACAACCTATGGGTTATTATGTTCTATGTGGCCGATGGATCATGCCTTCACATTATGAAATCACTTTTTCCAAACGGTTTTGAAGAATTCGTTATTGTTGCATTACTTgcaaaaagtttttaaaacattggtttaAGGGAAAAACCAAAATGCGGCTAGAAGCATGCGACTAGAAGCATACTTATTAACCCTTTGGTTTAATTACTGAATTATCGACATATTTTTCTCTTTGTACATTTTACCGAGAATATTGGGAATATGTGATATAAACACGGTTTTGAATTGATGATATTTAAACTTGTTATAAAATACGGTATACAAGATGTTATATAGACATTTATATCGCAATTTAGACTTAAAAAGACGGCTTATATAAATGAACCTAAAAGTGTATCGAATGAAAACATGACTCGTAATGTAGCAATTTATCTTTTCGGCACCTAAAAAAATCGCTGATATAATTTGCGAGAAACGTTCATGACTTcatgctttatatatattactaggTGACACAAAATTCacagaaaatttttaaattaaaattatgacttaaagttaaatttaaaacattattataagCTATCTACCATCCGTGCATATGCACTGATCGGATTCGAGTTATAGATGATGACTGAActaaagtatttttttattttattttattttattttttagaataaaataaaatgttcgAGATGAGATTCGACTCGGTAAATTCAACTCGCACGCCAATAATATTGGCTAGTAACAATGTTTGAGATGAGATTCGAACATATGACCCTTGTTACAACGTCCGGGGTGTCCAACCACTGCGTTATCAACTAGAGTATTTATAGGTGTGTTTCTTTACTCATTATGTCCTTTCTTAAGTCTTCTAAGATTTGCAGCACACTCttgacattttctttttaaagagcAACAGCCCCTTGGTAAGTTTATTTGAGTTCCTCCTTTGGTTAGCAATAGTTGTGTAGAAATTAAAGGAAAAGTTGCATATCACTTgagttgtaagttgtaacagtTGAATAATACAAATCTTGTTACACATGatatatcaaattaaaacaACATGATGTGTTACCAGGAATATTAAAGGCAAAAACCAAATCTGTTTGGAATAAGCCAAAAGACCAGAGGTAACATAATGCAAACTATATTGATTAAAATTGCAAACCGCCAACAAAGAATTTAACCGCTATCATATACACAAATCAAGCAAATAAAATACCAATATCAGATACACAAGGCACCACCTTTCTGCGTGGCTAACCGGCTGCAAGCTATATTGtgcatttttaaaacaaaaagatgTCTAAACAACCTATCAGCAACACTAAAAAGAGGGGGCCAAAATGAGAAAAAGTGTTGGAGATCCTTAGATGATCGAGTTCGAGGTTTGAAAATTAGATTCGCGTAAGCTTGCAAACCTAAACAAGCTTAAAAGAGCATTATTTTAATTCATATACAATTATCTAGTGTAGAAGTTAATAAGTAGATATTAGTCTGTATCatccatttttatttataagtaatatTAGTGAATGCTAAAACTTATTTTAAAACCAAGTTGAGCTCGGAATTCAAAAAATATTCATGAGCCAAGCTCGAGTTTACTCATATAGACACAAAACGAGCTAAGCTCTAGCTCTCTGAGAATATACGAACTTAAGCCGAGCTTTGACTCCGTTCccatacataaaaagaaaaaagaagccGGCACATAACAATTAGCATATGGTTCAAAATTCATAGTCTATATTAGATAAATAATTATAGATAAATCTTGTCGGATCCATCAGCAGCTAGTGCTTGTTGAGATCTGCAAAAACATTATACTTTTCAAACCCAAGAGGCTGGCAAATTTTCTGGTGCTATAAAGTATTGATGGTGAGATTAAGGGAGTTAAATTAATCACACGCTCTGATCTACAAGAGCCCAGGTAACaatatacacattatatataaaactttggtTCCTGATGATTATAAACAAATCATCAAATCACAATCTGCATTTCACTAATCATGAGTTGAAAAAACAGAACAATAATGTACAACTACTACAACAGATATAAAATCAGTTGaaacatatttgtgatgcaTTGAGTAGACTATGCAAACCCTTGCATTTTATCTTTGTAATTGCTAGTAGATCAAGTAAAACAACCTCTATCACTTAAGATAACTATGTCAAAGTAATACACAATGTTGGTAAATCGTTTAAGAATGAGATTTTGTACCAGTGATAACTATCACATAGGATtaagaaatataatatatatgcataatagtAATAAGTGGAGATAAGAATCAGATAAGACCAGAACATATTAAACAACTCCTGACAGGTTCAGCTGCTGATCGGAATCATTGTCATGTGAGGTTTCTAATCAATTAATCTATTTAGATGTATCCTCGTCACATGACTTTGCTAACTTGGAGCTCCTTTCTCACGTGACTATCTCCTTCAATCTGATCTTTCGTTCACAAGATCAGTTTTTGGAATCTTTTGCCAATCATACACTGCTGGCATTTTGGTTTCACAGCTATAATAACAACCTAATCAGATCTACAATGTGTTTATCATGTCCCAAATCCAAAAGCTACATGACACTAATTGATAAGCCTCTGGCACATAACTAAATCGGTGAATATACATTCAAATAAAATGGAAAACTCCTAACATTTTTTCTGCTTAGTAAAGTAAGATGCTTTTATAGTTGATTCAAGCTTAAAAGATAGAATCTTTCTTATCACTAGTTTCCAATTAATATACAATTGAAGGAACAGCTTTGATATGAAGCTATTTTAATGAGAGCCTATGAACAAACTAACAAATGTAGAATAGCCTAAATTCATATTATTTCCATCTTGaaaaaaaagactaaaaaaTGTCACACATACTCTATATCTTTAACAATGGCTAGTGACATAAAGCATCAACACCATAACAAATAAGTAGTAACAAAATTCATTACAACTAAATACTAAATAGCAAAATCTAGAGTGATTGATTTAAATCGAACATAGCAAATCATCAAAGtgtaacaattaaaataaaaaaaaaaacatactaaaaAGTAACCATAAAGCAAACgatatgattaaaaataaaacctcAAACATCAAGACTCCTCCTGCGCTTTCTCGACCGGCTTCTTGCAAAGGATCATATGCATAGGGGTGAAAATCCCAGTCTCACCGCCTCTGGTGAGATAATCAGCAGTCTTAAACAACATCTCATGAACATCAATTGTCCCTTTAGGCGCAACACCAAGCGTCTCAAGCACCATAACCACAATATGATTCCTCCAATAAGCAATCCTTCCCATTTTCAACCTGGACCACCACGGCTGACTAGGCGGCTTCGCTAAATCCAATTCTTTCACAACCTCAAAGCCGACCCTTTTGGCGGTCTCAGCGACCTCATCATACCTTCTTAACCCAGGCAATGCATCACCCCTTTCAATTCCTTGAATGATATCCACGTGTTCTGCATCTTCTCCTTTGTATAACTCAGTTGTCACCCATTCGTAACTAACATACATCGCACCCGGTTTCAATACCCTATATATTTCCGCGTACACTTCTTCAAGCTTAGGCGCGTGGCAAGTCGCCTCAATCGAATACGCTCCGTCAAAAGTGGAGTCAGGAAATGGCATTTCTAAAAAATTTCCACACACCACGTCACATAAATGGTCCAACCCGGCTTTTTTATTATGAGCCTTGGCTCGGCTCACTTGATACTCATTTATTGTAATCCCAACCACATTACATTGAGAATGCCTAGCGATTGCACGCATCGGGCCCCCGACGCCACACCCGGCGTCTAGAATCTTCTGACCTGGTTTCACTTTTATCAGATCTACAGCCATTTCTTCATGGATTCTAGTAGATTCAAGATTTGACTTCCCGGGAACTGCGGGGGAGAAATGGAAGGATTGACCCCACCCCCACTCGTAAATATCGGTGACTAGATTGTAAAAAGTGTCGACAAAAGCGGGGacgttttcggttttttcgatCTCTTTTGGGCGACGGAAAAAGGACCAGTATTTGTTGTAATTGTCTTGGACGTTTTCACGTTTGATTGAACCGCCGGTGAGGTTAACGGCGTGCTTGCCTTTTTGTTCAGCGGATCCGAGAATACAGATGAACCAATACAGGCCGCCGGCGAGAAGTGAGGCGGTACAGACAAGAGTGAGAGAAtccatgtttgtttgtttgtgtgtgtgtgaaaaaagGGTTGGTGTGTGTGAGTGTGTGGGTGTGAGTTTTTGGGTGGTTTTATGATTGAGTTTTTAGTGAGTTGTATTACATAAAATGACATTATGTAATGTATGTCATGTGACTGTTTAttaaaatgttttctttttagattGTTTTCGTGGGCCCTACCCACGTTTTTGCCACGTCAATGAAATGAGTGGAGTGAGTGGAAGACTATATGGACGGACAGGTAatgttattttgttttgaattgATTGCATTGTTGCATTGAACGAGATTGTAGggatattttctttaattttgaaTGTACGTTTGAGCGAGTCGggatgatttttatttttttttcttcgtcTTTTTCGATGTCAGACAACACGATATTATGCTTGACTCGCTTTAACATTAGTCTTTCTTCCTTAATAATGTGACCTAATACTTGCATTCGAATCATATCACACATGATCTTAAATAATGTTAGATGAATGTTCAAAAATGATTACGGGATATGTCAATTAAACATACATCAGAATATTGAGACACGCCTACTATAAATAACCTCAtcaatagaaagaaagaaacttgcTCAGTGTCGTTTTTCGTGGATTTTCAGCCTcaataccttgacggtgtatgggggaggttaagatgtaggcagaacttacctctacttaagtagagaggttgcttcaatttctacctaaatgatagaaaagacCCTCAAATCTTTGCATGGAATGAAGATCGAACCCATGATCTCTGTAATCAAAACCTTATTCATCTACCCattttagtttttgagtttATCGTTTTCAGGTTTGAAAAATGATACGGATATTTTATGACGTTAGTTAGCAACATGCATGTTTACTTATAGCCCTGAAACGACATTTTCTATTGTAATTAGCACAAGGACTATTTATTCATTTAACTAATCTATTTATTTGTCTGCCTACAGTCCACTAATAATTCACATGTCAATATATGAGTAACTAGTACTTTTTATACAGAGAATATATTAGTGAGTTTAGAAATTTAACTTGAAGGACAAAAGTAGCTATCATTAGTTGTATAAAAACtttgcttaaaaaaaaaagttagaaaaacaacaaaaatgcaaattgaaaagaaagaaagcagAGTTAAAATTATTGTCTGTGGAGTGGAGAATGACCGGACTTAATGAGAAGGGGTCCGAAAAATCATGGGCTTGATATAATATTGGGCCATTATTGACGTATCCAGCCCAACCCTTCTCGATCCGCTCGTAGGGAATTATGGGTTATTACGATTAGtttatcatcataataataaaaataaaaaatattaataaaagcaGACACTCTAAATCCTGATTCCTGATGAGAAGTTTCAAAAGTGAAAGTACATGTTAAGTCAACAAACTTTGCCAATTACTAgaatattatcatattttattaCTTTGCAATACTAACCAATTTCATTTTTCAACTTGAACGGAATTATTTCGGTCCTAATATTTAAAACAAGAAGAATTTTCTAATGCGTAATGATactatttaatattaataatctatatatctatatatctatatatataaaagttggatCAAGGAGTTGAAAATATTAGCGCTTTTTAGCCTTACATTTATGAGATACTTAATAGGATGATTAAGGTACTTAGGGGTTAATTATTAGCATGTAAATTTTCcatgattaatattaaaaaaccttttttatctCCGCCcaattaatattgttattatgaGTTATAAAATTTACTTAATAACAACTTTTAGGTGTCCATGCTTCATAAGCCCAATTAATCCTATTATGAATTATAAAACTTAACAAGAAGCCGTCCAAATTCTAAAACAATGGAGACCTTCCTTTCGAGACAAAATAGTTCCAATTATCTTTCAATTGTCTTTCATATCCCAAACTCTCCTTTCTTTTTTGCCGTCCAGCAATCTAGCCTACCACCGAAccgttgtattttttttttttttggcaggGTGTGTGATTGTTTATTAGGTGTTTGATGTTATGTCCCAGAGAAAGTGTTCCACCATTTGTTTCTCTCTACAAGGTAATATTTATCTCATGTAGGcgtatttttatcatttttgttattgTCAAGTCTTAGCTTGATGATGTTGTTTACATTTTGTAAGAGAATAATTGAAGATGAGAATATTGAATaattgttgtatttttttttcatatagaTAGTATCTCCTGTTGGTATGGGATCTTGTAGGTATTGATTTGGAAATTTGAGTGCAATTATGAAACTTTGATAATGCAGATTAGCAAATTGAGATAGGTGAAAATctaattatcaatattattacCATTGGACTTTGtcataatatagtttttttcttttcttttcttttttttttaaaggtaggATTGGGTGATTGTCTTCCATGTGTTTGATGTAATGTTTCAAAAGGGTATGAAAATTCACATTTCTATTGGTAATAACATATAGGATGTAGTCTCGGTTCAACAACAGTTGTTTTTAGGTGATAGGCCTCGCTGCTGAGTTAACATTTTTTTGCTTTTCCGTACCTGAAGTAATTGGAGGGACATATGATGGTTGCTAAAACTAAATTATTCCCTTCTCTGGGTTtgtgttttcaaattttgattCTCATTTGTCTCAGATAACCTTGGATTATCAAGTTCATCCTCCACCCTACTACCTGATGATGATATATCCCTGCTTTGAAGCAAATCAAATCCTTGGTCAAGTAATATCTATGTTTTGTATAAAATGGTAACGATTTGGTGATGCCCAAtacatgtttaattaagttATGGCTTTGTTGTTTTAGTGGAGTCCAAGTGAACGAGTATAGTGAACCCATTACTCAAGAGATACTTATGGTTTCTACTCTTAGTGAAATGTTGGATCCTTCTCGAGATGGCATGGGTAAAAAGAATGTATGTGTTAGGCAATGTTTCCCTTTTACTATAATATGTTCAATTTATACTCATCTGTTTAGTTATTGGGCATGTGATATATACTATATACAGGTTGTTTGCTTTGAAAACATAGTTCAGATATCTGGTGTGAGGACGCGAAACAGCTGGTACAACTTCACTTGCCCGCTTGGCAAATGCAGAAAGGGCCTTGAGCACGCTGGTGGGTATTTCAAATGCACAGGGTGCAATAAAAAGGTGGACTACCTAAAAACAAGGTATGTGGTGTTATATTACGAAGAGTGTTTTACCACAGCCTCATAGTTTTGTTAGCTTATTTCAGTCCTTTCATTACTTATCTGAAAGGGTTGTTTAATATTTCGTCTCTGGTAATACAATTAGTTGTTGTCCTCAGGTTTAGACTTGAACTTGATGTGATTACCGGTAATACATCCATTGTGGTCGTGTTGTTTGATGAGGTAGGTGAGAAACTGGTATGCAGGACTCCTAAGTCCTTAGTAAAGGAATAATCGGGGGCACAGATACGATTGATCATAGTCTCAGATACAAATAGTCATGTAACACTATTttaaattgtttattttttgatatcCAGAATACGTCACCTGATGCAGGTGTGTTGCCCCCCATTATTGAAGGGCTTACTGGCACTAAACATGTATTTCAAATTAAGAGTCTTAGTTACTATCATTTTGGTGAATATGAAAGCTTCAATTGTTCAAAGGTTACCGGTCGTCCTCGGGTAATGATGGAACTAATGCAAGTAGATACAAACCAGCAGGTGGGGTGGCGTGTGTGGGGTCATCCTCATCAACTCCCCCTGAAGCGTCCAGCTGCGATAACTACGCCTGCGAAAACAAGTGGCCGCAAGCTCCGAAAGTTGTAAGTTGTTGCTTACACTATGTATTTGTCCAATGATGGTTCATAGTGAGTTGTCTTTCGTacaatcatttttttcatcATTATTGTGGAAATATTAAGCTAAAGATCATTTTAACGTCGTAGACGATTCCAACTGTGAAGAATTGGGTGTCCAGGGTCTTGAAGAAGGTGACAACCCAAACAATGAATCTGCAAATCTAGGGAAAGCGGAAGGTTATTATACTTTATTTTCGAGTCATCATGCAATCTCCGTGACGCTCATGTGTTGTGATGACTGCAGGTTGATTCACTTATCTCAGTTGACCAATGATACACAAGAAGATGTTGCAGAGAATTGTTTGAGAGGATTCTTTTGATTTATCATAGATAAGTAGATAACCATCATTACCAAGAGGCACACCCATTCTTAGAACATCTCTTAGAATCGATACATTTAGACGCAAAACCCCATCAATCGTTGTAGTAATCTTCATTctcttattgtttatattaaaaacatatacatgACGTAAATGATTGTAATCCCATGTATCCAATCGAGCCATGAGTTGTTTTCCCTTTGTAAGTCTTGGTTCTGACTTCTGACTTTACGGTTTCATACAAGGAGAATTATAGTAACATATTAGCCTATTTATATACAATAAGAATAGTAATACTCATAATtgtcatttattaaataaaaactatacaACTTTCTTAGCAGTTAACAATTTTAGACCATTCCAATTCTACCTACTATTAAATCGTTTACACCTTACAATAGTTGACAACAAATATTTCGAATTAAAATATTGAGTAAAAATCAACTTATTtacttatgtttttaaaaatatacttatacttgtataagacttacacttatacttatatataataataaaaatatgtatcaAGTGGATCATTATCAGACTTTTTATTAATCTGCATATTCAAGGTATCCATCGCATTCACATTGACTCTTGCCGCCATCTCATAAAcaataaaggaaaatgattaatcttcctaacaaaatagcttaaaaatcctcctaacaattggatgatgacatgtggaaaaatcagggggcaaaatTAGGAAATAAAATTAGTGGATAGCACATGTCACTTTCTTAGAgttttaggagaatttttaggctattttgttagaaggattaatcattttcccacaataaaacataaaaaaaatcttctTTGCTCTCTCCGATCTTCTATGATCCCTGCACAAGAATCATAAATATATGTTCAATAACAAAAACTTCGAACTGAAACAACATGCAAACGTACGAAACAACCGGTGAAGCCCGGCCGTGCGTTGGCTTGACTCTAGTGATGTGTATATCTTAAAGCAAAAGTTGTAACATAATTTTTGTCTAAATTAATATGTGGGATAGGGGGTAGCCAGAGaaaacaaaactttaaataCAAGGTACTCTATAACAAATAATGATAGCTCAACCTAACAAATATAGTACCACCTTCATGTTCTGGAGCATCATGATACATGAATATTACATTTCAAAGATAAGTTATCGACTGATTTAGTGCTAACATATTCACTTTGTACATTATattaagggataagtatctagaattgtaagtaacttttacatttttcctattgtgtgaatgtaactttcatttggtttattgtatgtaactaacccactaaatttgaatgattaatgtaaaatttttacgttgaccaatcaaaaacttctacgtggcagctcatatggtgtgctacgtatacacttttacattaattgttcaatttagcgagttagttacatacaatgaaccaaatgaaagttacatttacacaatagaaaaagtgtaaaagttacttacaccccCAGATACTAAACTCTTATATTAAATACACATCCTAGATGGCCACATTTCAAGAGGTAACATAATTTTGATCTTGAAACTTTAGACCTGAATTAGCTTAAATACAGGGAGACCAAAAACTGAGAAATGAGAACAAATTCACTTATTACAGTTGCAGGAGAATGTATGCCCAAAAATGGGACGATATCTACTTGCAACCAGTTCTCAATCACAGATCCTACCACAGCACCAGCCACCAAACCCCCTATGGTTATCACAGTCGCCTTCCCTGATCAGAGTCAGTTTTTAAGATTACAAAATCCCTTGACACAGTTTGTGAAATATTACCaacaatttaaaattaaaaatgtacaaAAATCGGATAGTGCTTCAGACATAATCTGatgaaaattaaaggtattCCGTTCTTGATACGTCTCACTAAAACTAGAGTTCCTTTCCCGGCAAGTTTCCAAGTGAATTACGTATTCATccattatcaatttatcatagCCAACAATTGATGAAATCGATTTAGGTCCACTAGATATCTTAGATTTTCCTTATTAGCGGACATTCTAGATACTTGAATAGTGATCAAATGCTAACTTAAAATCAAACTTTGCACCTTCTGTTGGATGAACTGTGATGGTCTTAATCATGTTTAAATAACTTATACGAGTAGTACACAGAAGATGGTGCATAGGAAGTAGCTAAGGCAATTTTGACCAACTTATCAATGTATGGGTGGAATTGTGTTATCATGTCTCTAACAGGTCAAGTGAAGAATAAAAACGGTGGTAACAGAGGATACGGGTTAAAGGGATCAAAAATATGTCGGAGACCAGAATGTACTTTTTACAAAGCCTTAGATTGAATGTATTAAACTATTAGTGGTAAATGTAGTCATATGTAAAAACGTTTTGTGTCCAGCCAACGAGATTGCCCCATACTAACCAAAAAAAAGCTACATTTTTGACACATCATCCAACCCATCCAAATTACCACTTCTAACAAACATGGGCCAATGGAAGTTAATTCAACAAGCACAAACAGTCATACCTAGCTTAACATTTCGTTTGGTCATGATATATAATGAAGCTCCAAAACTGCTTGCCAAAATAAGTCCATGAACATCAGCACCTGAAAGGGAACTGACTTGAGAAGAGGCGCCATTAACATAAGTTAATCCATAAACTCCTGCTTCAATCTCCAGATCACGAGCAGATGGTGCTTCTACTGTAACAAGTGGATTTTTTAAGGCACCTTGTACCCACTATGGCATTGATCCCATTTGAGAAGTATTTACAGGTTTAACATCAGCATAACGAATGTTACTATTTACAACTTTCCCTGCTCTCCTTTGTGATAAGCTTTACATCAACAACATATCATATGCACAAGGATTACGACTCTATTTAAAATATTGAAAGCAGTGAAAAAAACAAGTTCACAACAAAACGAAGTCACACAATTACATTCTTGACAAGtaaaaaattgatatgtatcaaaccagaaaataaagaaaaaacatagaTAATCTGGATTAATATCCCAGTGGCCCCTAGTTCCTaagaataatgataatattCTCCACGACCTAAACAAATGGTTGTCAGCCTTATTTAAAGAACCACTAAACAAGACCTAACTTGTCCACTAATACATTACTATAATTaactaactaattattaaaaacgACACTTAACCCCTTGACTTTCTTTCTATTGTACGTAGTGTCTGTtagacaaaaataaaacaatgtcAAACACAGTATATAAAATGCATCTTAAATTTATGAAGCAAGTCAAAATCGGTTAATACGGATGGAGATTACATCAAAAGAGACCATTTGCACTAAAATTAACATATCACTAAAAGGAATGCCCATACCGTGCTCGATTCTTCCCTTTTTTAAATATGGTGTCTCTTAAGGTTTACTTTTAGTACCTCATTATTAATGGGTAGTTGAATGTAGGTAAATacttggttttttttatataaaataatttgtgaAAAGCTTAATCTGGTCACGTACAAACTAACCATTTTTATATGCATAGCTTTTCAAGTTTGGGCGGGATGCAGAAGCTTTAAAAGTTgctaagaaaaaaagaattacAAACAACAAATAGCTTATGAAATTTAAAAGCTAAATATTGGTGTGGTTTGAGAAGGAAACCTGAACAAAAGATATGTAATTACAAAAAATGCCATGAATATATCTCGACAAAGACTACTATGTTCTGGTCTATCATACAATTTGAGATGGTAACAACACCAAAATATCAAAGACTACTTTTAATATGGGGTGATGATATAGGTAAGTTGCATAATGTCGAACCGATTATCATCAGGGGGACTGTTGCTAAGCATAATCATTAGATGAGGCTTTGCTGATAAAGTCTCCGTATACCccgcatcatcatcatcctgcCAAAATTGTACTCACATAGTAAATCCACTAACAAACTTTATTATAAGTAATCatgaaataaaaaacatgaaagatGCTTTGACATAACTAATTATTCAGATTATCGACAATATACGACAATAAAAACAGACATCATTATATAACATTGTTGTCCCATTGATatcaaatagaaaaaaaaaaggtttcttCGTGTTAGCAAATGCATATTTCAGGGTACAATTGCACAATTTGCACACATTTTACCAACTTGAACTTATTAATCATCAATTACTCTACAAAGATGAAATAGCAAAAAGAGTAGTCAAAAAGACAGTACAAAAGTATTGATACAGGGAAGTAGAGTGTAAGACCCAAACTCATTTAAACAAAAACcgtaataaattttattttttttttattttttttccagaagGTGCGCCGCACTCAACCAAACAGAGAGACACCAGATGGGAGTGCGTCGCACCCTTGCCCAGGTGCGCAGCACCTTTGCCCAGATCAGACATGGGTGTGTCGCACCATAAACTGGGTGCGCCGCACCTAGCCTGCAGTTCTGCACAAATTTGTATTTCCATCATTGACtgcaacttaaaaacattactaACTCAAAACTTTCATATATCAAAACATCATTTCACCTTTCAAACAACCAAATGACATCAAATTCACTACTTACAACCATCGTTGTTACCAAAAATCAATATACGACCCAACGGGTCATTTATCCACGTCATTGACCCACTAAACATTTACATAACCATACATAATCCAAATAACCAAAAGCTTGACATTATCACAAGTTTTATACCAAAATAGACTTGTTTAACCAAGAAGAacttgtatcaagagccaaatgGTCATTAGGAATTGGCTATCGAAAATTACCCAA includes these proteins:
- the LOC122578710 gene encoding 24-methylenesterol C-methyltransferase 2-like; this translates as MDSLTLVCTASLLAGGLYWFICILGSAEQKGKHAVNLTGGSIKRENVQDNYNKYWSFFRRPKEIEKTENVPAFVDTFYNLVTDIYEWGWGQSFHFSPAVPGKSNLESTRIHEEMAVDLIKVKPGQKILDAGCGVGGPMRAIARHSQCNVVGITINEYQVSRAKAHNKKAGLDHLCDVVCGNFLEMPFPDSTFDGAYSIEATCHAPKLEEVYAEIYRVLKPGAMYVSYEWVTTELYKGEDAEHVDIIQGIERGDALPGLRRYDEVAETAKRVGFEVVKELDLAKPPSQPWWSRLKMGRIAYWRNHIVVMVLETLGVAPKGTIDVHEMLFKTADYLTRGGETGIFTPMHMILCKKPVEKAQEES
- the LOC122578734 gene encoding uncharacterized protein LOC122578734 isoform X3; translated protein: MLCPRESVPPFVSLYKVVCFENIVQISGVRTRNSWYNFTCPLGKCRKGLEHAGGYFKCTGCNKKVDYLKTRFRLELDVITGNTSIVVVLFDENTSPDAGVLPPIIEGLTGTKHVFQIKSLSYYHFGEYESFNCSKVTGRPRVMMELMQVDTNQQVGWRVWGHPHQLPLKRPAAITTPAKTSGRKLRKLRFQL
- the LOC122578734 gene encoding uncharacterized protein LOC122578734 isoform X1; amino-acid sequence: MPNTCLIKLWLCCFSGVQVNEYSEPITQEILMVSTLSEMLDPSRDGMGKKNVVCFENIVQISGVRTRNSWYNFTCPLGKCRKGLEHAGGYFKCTGCNKKVDYLKTRFRLELDVITGNTSIVVVLFDENTSPDAGVLPPIIEGLTGTKHVFQIKSLSYYHFGEYESFNCSKVTGRPRVMMELMQVDTNQQVGWRVWGHPHQLPLKRPAAITTPAKTSGRKLRKLRFQL
- the LOC122578734 gene encoding uncharacterized protein LOC122578734 isoform X2, with the translated sequence MVSTLSEMLDPSRDGMGKKNVVCFENIVQISGVRTRNSWYNFTCPLGKCRKGLEHAGGYFKCTGCNKKVDYLKTRFRLELDVITGNTSIVVVLFDENTSPDAGVLPPIIEGLTGTKHVFQIKSLSYYHFGEYESFNCSKVTGRPRVMMELMQVDTNQQVGWRVWGHPHQLPLKRPAAITTPAKTSGRKLRKLRFQL